Proteins found in one Quercus robur chromosome 2, dhQueRobu3.1, whole genome shotgun sequence genomic segment:
- the LOC126712199 gene encoding arabinosyltransferase RRA3-like, translated as MADHRDGPLMRDKSKENVQCQITLAIVIGIVLGCVFAFLYPYELFTYYSPFQDQPFGKTNLKAGSSSCESSERIGVLKLEIASLSEKNAELNIKLKFLRKQLRLAEQGRDYAQKQVMALGENHKAGPFNTVKGLRTNPTVFPDESVNPRLAKILEEVAVHKEIIVAIANSKVQSMLEVWFTSIKKVGIPNHLVVALDDHIESICKSNGVPVYKRDPDEGIDSIGKTGDNHAVSGLKFRILREFLQLGYSVLVSDVDIVYLQNPFDYLYRDSDVESMSDGYNNKTAYGFDDVFDEPAMGWARYAHTMRIWAYNSGFFYIRPTLPSIELLDRVASRLSKDPDSWDQAVFNEELFYPSHPGYDGLHASKRTLDFYLFMNSKILFKMVRKDARLKKLKPVIVHVNYHPDKLPRMNAIVDFYVNGKQDALEPFPVGSVWQKK; from the exons ATGGCGGATCATAGAGACGGACCATTGATGAGGGACAAGAGCAAGGAAAACGTCCAATGTCAAATCACCTTAGCCATTGTGATCGGAATTGTTCTTGGTTGTGTCTTTGCCTTCTTGTACCCTTACGAACTCTTCACCTACTATTCACCTTTCCAAGACCAGCCATTCGGTAAAACAAATCTCAAG GCTGGTTCATCCTCATGTGAATCATCAGAACGGATTGGCGTGTTGAAGTTAGAAATTGCATCATTGTCGGAGAAGAATGCTGAGTTGAATATTAAGCTCAAGTTTCTCAGGAAACAGCTTAGGCTGGCTGAACAAGGAAGAGATTATGCACAGAAGCAGGTTATGGCTTTGGGTGAAAATCACAAGGCTGGGCCCTTCAATACTGTCAAGGGTTTGAGAACTAACCCAACAGTTTTTCCTGATGAATCTGTGAATCCAAGATTAGCAAAGATCTTGGAAGAAGTTGCTGTTCATAAAGAAATTATAGTTGCAATTGCAAACTCAAAAGTGCAAAGCATGTTGGAGGTCTGGTTTACTAGCATCAAGAAGGTGGGTATTCCTAATCATCTAGTTGTAGCATTAGATGACCATATTGAAAGTATATGCAAATCTAATGGCGTTCCAGTCTACAAGAGAGACCCAGATGAGGGTATTGATTCAATTGGAAAAACAGGAGATAACCATGCTGTGTCTGGACTGAAATTTCGCattttgagagagtttttaCAACTGGGATACAGTGTTCTTGTCTCAGATGTTGATATAGTGTACTTGCAAAACCCATTTGATTATCTTTATAGGGATTCGGATGTGGAATCCATGTCTGATGGTTACAATAATAAGACAGCTTATGGGTTTGATGATGTGTTTGATGAACCTGCAATGGGTTGGGCTCGATATGCTCATACTATGAGGATATGGGCTTACAACTCTGGTTTCTTTTACATAAGGCCTACACTTCCTTCAATTGAATTGTTAGATAGAGTGGCTAGTCGGCTTTCTAAGGATCCAGACTCATGGGACCAAGCAGTGTTCAATGAGGAGCTCTTTTATCCTTCACATCCTGGGTATGATGGGCTTCATGCTTCCAAGAGAACTTTGGATTTCTATCTTTTTATGAACAGTAAGATTCTTTTCAAGATGGTTAGGAAAGATGCAAGACTTAAAAAGCTGAAGCCAGTTATTGTTCATGTAAATTACCACCCAGATAAACTTCCAAGGATGAATGCAATAGTAGATTTCTATGTTAATGGCAAGCAAGATGCACTAGAACCTTTCCCAGTTGGTTCTGTTTGGCAGAAAAAATAG
- the LOC126712196 gene encoding probable protein phosphatase 2C 55, giving the protein MPSTNFSRLITAIQRSIVGQEARLQDPFDVVIGQGKSLFGSSRLFSTLSSSTHTDLHVLLRPGTVYAARSELVSRKRNISVVGALSRMLSIPSVSGPSFQVCAYHIDCALAEPVHLNKAMAACGSRAVLGECSLDNLASRHKPLSLTTDSSSIIYSNRGSESCRKASMSLKKREQPNNNVIYGYFICNAVKRWCISHPYTGSGPRDFHSTSSTCFSAGTAPDVSFDNSAREEQLANSTDSSEQKNSAGKTLKLLSGSCYLPHPDKEDTGGEDAHFICVDEQAIGVADGVGGWADLGVDAGQYSRELMSHSVNAVKEEPKGSIDPARVLEKAHSITKAKGSSTACIIALTEEGVNAINLGDSGFMVVRDGCTVFRSPVQQHDFNFTYQLESGNNGDLPSSGQVFTIAVAPGDVIIAGTDGLFDNLYNTEITAIVVHAMRAGLGPQVTAQKIAALARQRAQDRDRQTPFSTAAQDAGFRYYGGKLDDITVVVSYIKSDGDE; this is encoded by the exons ATGCCATCTACTAATTTTTCGAGACTAATAACTGCAATCCAGAGGTCGATTGTAGGGCAAGAAGCTAGGTTACAGGACCCGTTCGATGTGGTAATCGGGCAAGGGAAATCGTTGTTTGGCAGTTCTAGGTTGTTCAGTACTTTATCATCTTCGACTCATACAGACCTGCACGTTTTGTTAAGACCTGGAACTGTCTATGCTGCAAGATCGGAGTTAGTTAGCCGAAAAAGGAATATCTCTGTTGTTGGAGCACTTTCGCGGATGCTGTCTATTCCATCTGTGTCTGGGCCTTCCTTTCAGGTCTGTGCGTATCACATTGATTGCGCGCTTGCTGAACCTGTGCACTTGAATAAAGCTATGGCTGCTTGTGGTTCCAGAGCTGTTTTGGGAGAATGTTCCTTAGATAATTTGGCTTCAAGGCATAAGCCACTTTCATTAACAACAGATAGTTCCAGTATCATTTACAGCAATAGAGGTTCCGAGAGCTGCAGAAAAGCTAGTATGAGTCTGAAAAAACGTGAGCAACCCAACAATAATGTGATTTATGGATACTTCATATGTAATGCTGTGAAGAGGTGGTGCATTTCTCACCCATACACGGGGTCAGGACCAAGAGATTTTCATAGCACATCATCCACATGTTTCTCTGCTGGGACTGCCCCTGATGTGTCCTTTGATAATTCTGCTCGTGAGGAACAGCTTGCAAATTCTACAGATTCATCTGAACA GAAGAACTCAGCAGGCAAAACCCTGAAACTGCTTTCAGGATCATGCTATCTGCCTCATCCTGATAAAGAAGACACTGGTGGGGAGGATGCGCACTTTATATGTGTTGATGAACAAGCAATTGGGGTGGCAGATGGTGTTGGTGGCTGGGCAGATCTGGGTGTTGATGCTGGACAATATTCCCGGGAACTTATGTCCCATTCAGTAAATGCTGTTAAAGAGGAGCCCAAGGGTTCAATTGATCCTGCTAGGGTCCTGGAGAAAGCTCACTCAATCACAAAAGCTAAAGGTTCCTCAACAGCATGCATCATAGCACTCACAGAAGAG GGTGTTAATGCAATTAATTTAGGGGACAGTGGCTTTATGGTGGTCCGGGATGGGTGCACCGTTTTTCGATCTCCTGTGCAACAGCATGATTTTAATTTCACCTATCAACTGGAAAGTGGAAATAATGGTGATTTACCTAGCTCTGGTCAG GTTTTTACAATTGCTGTTGCTCCGGGAGATGTTATAATTGCTGGCACTGATGGACTGTTTGACAACTTGTACAACACTGAGATTACTGCAATAGTTGTTCATGCCATGAGAGCTGGCCTAGGGCCTCAGGTGACAGCTCAGAAGATAGCGGCACTGGCACGCCAACGAGCACAGGACAGAGACCGGCAGACACCTTTTTCCACTGCTGCTCAAGATGCTGGGTTCCGCTATTATGGTGGCAAGCTTGATGACATCACTGTTGTCGTTTCATATATCAAGAGTGATGGTGATGAATGA